One stretch of Candidatus Zixiibacteriota bacterium DNA includes these proteins:
- the lepB gene encoding signal peptidase I, with the protein MSNDFLLQEFQQTELKEPPSLPLRVRRQKPIWREYAEVILIALAAAILLRLFVISAYRVDSSSMEDTLLEGDYIFVNQLAYRFGEPKIGDIVVFKSPLNPTKDYIKRIVALPGETVEVIDKVLYVDNQLAKIFPNVKNADPKILPMQLSLRDNFGPIQVPSDQYFVLGDNRDDSQDSRFWGFLPKENLKGRALFVYWSWAPDPKAPKGGFPYITVPFQYGFYFLTNFPSHTRWERLFTAL; encoded by the coding sequence ATGAGCAACGATTTCCTTCTGCAGGAATTTCAGCAAACCGAGCTTAAGGAACCGCCCAGCCTTCCATTGCGGGTGCGCAGGCAGAAACCTATCTGGCGGGAGTACGCCGAGGTGATCCTGATCGCCCTGGCGGCCGCTATTCTGCTTCGCCTGTTTGTGATTTCGGCCTATCGCGTCGATTCGTCCTCGATGGAGGATACGCTTCTTGAAGGGGATTATATCTTTGTCAATCAGCTGGCCTACCGTTTCGGCGAACCCAAAATCGGCGATATCGTCGTATTCAAGTCGCCGCTCAATCCGACCAAGGATTATATCAAACGGATTGTGGCGTTGCCGGGAGAGACCGTAGAAGTGATCGACAAGGTTCTCTATGTCGACAACCAGCTGGCCAAGATTTTCCCCAATGTCAAGAACGCCGACCCGAAAATTCTACCCATGCAGCTTTCGCTGCGGGATAATTTCGGGCCGATTCAGGTCCCCTCCGACCAGTATTTTGTTCTCGGGGACAATCGTGATGACAGCCAGGACAGCCGTTTCTGGGGATTTCTTCCCAAAGAGAATCTCAAAGGGCGCGCCCTTTTTGTCTACTGGTCCTGGGCTCCCGATCCCAAGGCGCCCAAAGGGGGATTCCCCTATATCACGGTTCCGTTCCAGTACGGTTTCTATTTCCTGACCAATTTCCCGTCTCATACGCGCTGGGAACGGCTGTTCACCGCGCTCTAA
- a CDS encoding RidA family protein, with the protein MKEIIQTDKAPAAVGPYSQAVKTSIGEMIFCSGQIPLDPKEGKIIGLTTAEQAEQVLRNLQAVLIAAGAEMKHVVKTTIYLVNMNDFAAVNEVYAKYFTLDMPARATIEAARLPKDVKIQIEAIAVI; encoded by the coding sequence ATGAAAGAAATAATCCAAACCGACAAAGCCCCCGCTGCGGTAGGCCCCTATTCCCAGGCTGTGAAAACATCGATCGGGGAAATGATTTTCTGCTCCGGGCAGATTCCGCTGGATCCGAAAGAGGGGAAAATTATCGGCCTGACCACCGCCGAACAGGCCGAACAAGTTTTGAGAAATCTTCAGGCGGTACTGATTGCCGCCGGCGCCGAAATGAAACATGTGGTCAAAACCACTATCTATCTGGTCAACATGAATGATTTCGCCGCAGTCAATGAGGTGTACGCCAAATATTTCACTCTGGATATGCCGGCCCGGGCCACAATTGAAGCGGCGCGGCTCCCTAAGGATGT